A stretch of the Ostrea edulis chromosome 9, xbOstEdul1.1, whole genome shotgun sequence genome encodes the following:
- the LOC125658725 gene encoding uncharacterized protein LOC125658725 isoform X1, with protein MDNEGEVKTVTNFTVCDTALGLESGSITDSMISVSSSTTGKPKQKVRYNCCTGEDNGAWCPRSNDPHPWLEVTLAKPMAVSGLYFQHPSQKDSHTYPSIFMKSFQLKFISALDPLREWRSFNEHIPSIYNSTLYYNIGLDPYLVTDAVRIYPETYTTAPCFRMEVIGCDPTVLCPKDFCKNGGTCMGLGVCKCPKGFYGNNCNQTASTMVHLNLEFTEIIEHVIHTTININFNIHGAVSLINSQNGKAINLTGNSYVTVNNTGFNSCIKDIDTCSSGFTIITNVNLHQLTDNTYIISSGGDLQNHKGIAFFYANHQLHFVVTTTSRRWVIVVNNSLSLHAWHHIELSWSKTSGSSLVIDNHLVGSVSQPLPVVATQVKPLTIGFGYHHQVSILMTINGLQTFDSHRENLIVNGLVTTPAPTPSQQTISTASHTTDSTTILTNAATTRIPTTTDAPSKYTVPQTTRQPTTTTTPATTSTTIRTSTVQSTTVDKSPVGTPTSLTVDVQPMTVAVSHNPPINHKRRRPYINHETKCFVLRVFSLILCFSTSSYSY; from the exons ATGGATAATGAAGGGGAAGTAAAAACTGtgacaaattttacagtatGTGACACTGCACTTGGACTGGAGAGCGGAAGTATAACAGACAGTATGATATCAGTGTCATCATCTACAACAGGCAAACCGAAACAGAAGGTCCGATACAATTGTTGTACAG GCGAAGACAACGGAGCGTGGTGTCCTAGGTCCAATGATCCACATCCTTGGCTTGAGGTTACACTAGCAAAACCCATGGCTGTGTCTGGACTTTATTTTCAACACCCTAGTCAGAAGGATTCACACACTTATCCAAGCATATTCATGAAGAGCTTTCAGctgaaatttatttcagctCTAGATCCGCTAAGAGAATGGAGAAGCTTTAATGAG CATATCCCTTCAATTTACAACTCCACATTGTACTACAATATCGGTTTGGATCCCTATCTTGTCACGGATGCAGTTAGAATCTACCCAGAAACTTACACAACGGCGCCCTGCTTTAGAATGGAAGTAATTGGTTGTGATCCAACAG TTCTTTGTCCAAAGGACTTTTGTAAAAATGGAGGAACCTGTATGGGTCTTGGTGTCTGTAAATGCCCTAAAGGTTTTTATGGCAACAATTGTAATCAAACAG CTTCTACGATGGTACATCTGAATTTGGAATTTACAGAAATAATTGAACACGTCATTCACACAAccataaatataaactttaataTTCATGGTGCTGTATCCCTGATAAATAGTCAAAATGGAAAAGCAATAAATCTGACAGGAAACAGCTACGTAACAGTCAACAACACGGGATTCAATTCTTGTATTAAGGACATCGACACGTGTTCTTCCGGATTTACGATAATCACCAACGTAAATCTACATCAACTCACTGACAACACCTACATTATATCCAGCGGTGGAGACTTACAGAACCATAAAGGAATAGCTTTCTTTTACGCCAATCACCAGTTACATTTCGTTGTTACTACAACATCCCGGCGATGGGTTATTGTCGTAAATAATAGTCTTTCGTTGCATGCCTGGCACCACATTGAACTCTCCTGGAGTAAAACATCGGGGTCGTCACTTGTTATTGATAATCATCTTGTTGGTTCCGTTAGTCAGCCGCTGCCAGTTGTGGCTACACAGGTGAAACCACTCACTATTGGATTTGGCTACCATCATCAAGTATCCATTTTGATGACCATTAATGGTCTGCAGACGTTCGATTCCCACAGAGAGAACTTGATAGTCAATGGACTAGTTACAA CTCCTGCACCAACACCATCACAACAAACAATATCCACCGCCTCTCATACGACAGACTCAA CTACAATACTAACAAATGCAGCGACAACACGAATTCCTACTACTACAGATGCTCCATCCA AATACACTGTTCCTCAGACGACCAGACAacctacaacaacaacaactccTGCAACAACATCAACAACAATACGAACTTCAACAGTACAATCAACAACAGTTGATAAAA GTCCAGTAGGGACTCCTACGTCATTGACTGTGGATGTGCAGCCCATGACAGTAGCTGTTTCTCACAACCCACCAATAAATCACA AGAGACGAAGACCCTATATCAACCAcgaaacaaaatgttttgtactgcgAGTCTTTTCATTGATATTGTGTTTTTCAACTTCTAGTTATTCATATTAA
- the LOC125658725 gene encoding uncharacterized protein LOC125658725 isoform X2, giving the protein MDNEGEVKTVTNFTVCDTALGLESGSITDSMISVSSSTTGKPKQKVRYNCCTGEDNGAWCPRSNDPHPWLEVTLAKPMAVSGLYFQHPSQKDSHTYPSIFMKSFQLKFISALDPLREWRSFNEHIPSIYNSTLYYNIGLDPYLVTDAVRIYPETYTTAPCFRMEVIGCDPTVLCPKDFCKNGGTCMGLGVCKCPKGFYGNNCNQTASTMVHLNLEFTEIIEHVIHTTININFNIHGAVSLINSQNGKAINLTGNSYVTVNNTGFNSCIKDIDTCSSGFTIITNVNLHQLTDNTYIISSGGDLQNHKGIAFFYANHQLHFVVTTTSRRWVIVVNNSLSLHAWHHIELSWSKTSGSSLVIDNHLVGSVSQPLPVVATQVKPLTIGFGYHHQVSILMTINGLQTFDSHRENLIVNGLVTTPAPTPSQQTISTASHTTDSTTILTNAATTRIPTTTDAPSKYTVPQTTRQPTTTTTPATTSTTIRTSTVQSTTVDKSPVGTPTSLTVDVQPMTVAVSHNPPINHMVSIEDI; this is encoded by the exons ATGGATAATGAAGGGGAAGTAAAAACTGtgacaaattttacagtatGTGACACTGCACTTGGACTGGAGAGCGGAAGTATAACAGACAGTATGATATCAGTGTCATCATCTACAACAGGCAAACCGAAACAGAAGGTCCGATACAATTGTTGTACAG GCGAAGACAACGGAGCGTGGTGTCCTAGGTCCAATGATCCACATCCTTGGCTTGAGGTTACACTAGCAAAACCCATGGCTGTGTCTGGACTTTATTTTCAACACCCTAGTCAGAAGGATTCACACACTTATCCAAGCATATTCATGAAGAGCTTTCAGctgaaatttatttcagctCTAGATCCGCTAAGAGAATGGAGAAGCTTTAATGAG CATATCCCTTCAATTTACAACTCCACATTGTACTACAATATCGGTTTGGATCCCTATCTTGTCACGGATGCAGTTAGAATCTACCCAGAAACTTACACAACGGCGCCCTGCTTTAGAATGGAAGTAATTGGTTGTGATCCAACAG TTCTTTGTCCAAAGGACTTTTGTAAAAATGGAGGAACCTGTATGGGTCTTGGTGTCTGTAAATGCCCTAAAGGTTTTTATGGCAACAATTGTAATCAAACAG CTTCTACGATGGTACATCTGAATTTGGAATTTACAGAAATAATTGAACACGTCATTCACACAAccataaatataaactttaataTTCATGGTGCTGTATCCCTGATAAATAGTCAAAATGGAAAAGCAATAAATCTGACAGGAAACAGCTACGTAACAGTCAACAACACGGGATTCAATTCTTGTATTAAGGACATCGACACGTGTTCTTCCGGATTTACGATAATCACCAACGTAAATCTACATCAACTCACTGACAACACCTACATTATATCCAGCGGTGGAGACTTACAGAACCATAAAGGAATAGCTTTCTTTTACGCCAATCACCAGTTACATTTCGTTGTTACTACAACATCCCGGCGATGGGTTATTGTCGTAAATAATAGTCTTTCGTTGCATGCCTGGCACCACATTGAACTCTCCTGGAGTAAAACATCGGGGTCGTCACTTGTTATTGATAATCATCTTGTTGGTTCCGTTAGTCAGCCGCTGCCAGTTGTGGCTACACAGGTGAAACCACTCACTATTGGATTTGGCTACCATCATCAAGTATCCATTTTGATGACCATTAATGGTCTGCAGACGTTCGATTCCCACAGAGAGAACTTGATAGTCAATGGACTAGTTACAA CTCCTGCACCAACACCATCACAACAAACAATATCCACCGCCTCTCATACGACAGACTCAA CTACAATACTAACAAATGCAGCGACAACACGAATTCCTACTACTACAGATGCTCCATCCA AATACACTGTTCCTCAGACGACCAGACAacctacaacaacaacaactccTGCAACAACATCAACAACAATACGAACTTCAACAGTACAATCAACAACAGTTGATAAAA GTCCAGTAGGGACTCCTACGTCATTGACTGTGGATGTGCAGCCCATGACAGTAGCTGTTTCTCACAACCCACCAATAAATCACA TGGTATCAATAGAGGATATTTAA